From the Tenacibaculum dicentrarchi genome, the window AAATTTAGGAATATGGATATTAAAGAAATTCAAAGTCTTATTAAATTTGTAGCAAAGTCAGGTGCAAGTGAAGTAAAGTTAGAAATGGAAGATATTAAAATCACCATTAAAACTGGAAGCGAAACTCCTGAAACTACATTTATTCAGACTGCTGCTCCTATGGGAGTAGCTCCTCAAATGATGGCTCAAGCTCCTGTAACTACAGCAGCACCTGTAGCTACGTCAAATGACGCTGCTAAAACAGAAGAAGACGCTAAATATATTACTATAAAGTCTCCAATTATTGGAACTTTTTATAGAAAACCATCTCCAGACAAACCTAATTTTGCTGAAGTAGGTACTGAAGTAAAAGTAGGTGATACCGTTTGTGTTATTGAAGCAATGAAATTATTTAACGAAATTGAATCTGAAATTTCAGGTAAAATCGTTAAAGTATTAGTAGATGATGCTACACCTGTAGAGTTTGATCAACCATTATTTTTAGTAGATCCATCTTAATTTACATATAACTCCAAATAATAGAAGTAAATATTTACGCTATTATTTGGAGTTTTAAAATTTTTAGAACGTATGTTTAAAAAGATATTAATTGCCAATAGAGGTGAAATTGCACTACGTGTAATTAGAACCTGTAAAGAAATGGGCATCAAAACTGTTGCTGTTTATTCTAAAGCAGATGCAGAAAGCTTACACGTAAAATTTGCTGATGAAGCAGTATGTATAGGTCCTGCGGCTAGTAACGAATCTTATTTAAAAATGGATCGTATTATTGCTGCTGCTGAAATTACAAATGCAGATGCTATTCACCCTGGTTATGGTTTCTTATCAGAAAATGCTAAATTTTCTAAATTATGTGATGAACATGATTTAAAATTTATTGGTGCTTCACCTGAAATGATTGACCGTATGGGAGATAAAGCAAATGCTAAATCTACCATGATAGCTGCTGGTGTACCTTGTGTACCTGGAAGTGAAGGTGTTATTGAAGATTTTGATGCATGTGTAAAAACTGCTTTAGAAACTGGATACCCTGTAATGCTAAAAGCTTCTGCTGGAGGTGGTGGAAAAGGAATGCGTGCTGTTTGGAAAGCCGAAGATTTAAAAGACGCTTGGGATTCTGCACGTCAAGAATCAAAAGCTGCCTTTGGTAATGATGATATGTATATGGAAAAGCTGATTGAAGAGCCTCGCCATATCGAAATTCAAATTATTGGAGATTCTTTCGGAAAAGCATGTCATTTATCAGAAAGAGATTGCTCGGTACAACGCCGTCATCAAAAATTAACCGAAGAAACTCCTTCGCCGTTTATGACCGATGAATTACGTACTAAAATGGGTGATGCTGCTGTAAAAGCTGCCGAATTCATTAAGTATGAAGGTGCTGGAACTGTTGAGTTTTTAGTCGATAAACATCGTAATTTCTTCTTTATGGAGATGAATACTCGTATTCAAGTAGAGCACCCAATTACCGAAGAAGTTGTTGATTACGATTTAATTCGTGAGCAAATTTTAGTTGCCGCAGGTGTGCCAATTTCAGGAAAAAATTACTTCCCAAAATTACATGCTATTGAATGTAGAATTAATGCAGAAGACCCTTTTAATGGTTTTAGACCTGCACCAGGTAAAATAACCTCATACCATGCACCAGGAGGTCATGGAGTTCGTATAGATACACACGTATATGCTGGTTATATGATTCCGCCAAACTACGATTCAATGATTTCTAAATTAATTGTAACCGCACAAACTCGTGAAGAAGCAATTAACAAAATGAAGCGTGCCTTAGATGAATATATTATTGAAGGAGTAAAAACAACCATTCCTTTTCACAGACAATTAATGGATCACCCTGATTATATTTCAGGGAATTACACCACTAAGTTTATGGAAGATTTTGAAATGAAAGTAGAATAATTTTTCAAATTATATAAAAAAAATCAGTGATTAAACCCACTGATTTTTTTATTTCCTAAATTTGCGTTATGAATTTTATTTATAACCTATTACTTTTTAAAGTATCAATACTACTTCGCTTTATAGCCTTATTCAATAAAAAAATAAAACTTTTTGTTGATGGACGAAAACAAACATTTTCGAAATTAGAAAACATCAAAAAAACCGATAAAGTTATTTGGTTTCATGCCGCTTCATTGGGCGAATTTGAACAAGGCAGACCCATCATTGAAGCCTTAAAAGAACGCTATAAAAATCATAAAATAGTGGTTACTTTTTTTTCTCCTTCGGGCTATGAAATCAGAAAAAATTATCCTCTAGCCGATGTCGTTTGTTATTTACCTTTCGATACAAAAGCAAATGTTAAAAAATTTATTGCTAAAATACATCCCGAAATAGCTATTATTATCAAATACGAATTCTGGCCAAATCTTTTATCCGAAGTAAAAAAACAAGGGATTAATACCATTTTAATTTCAGGAATTTTCAGAGAAAAACAATCATTTTTTAAATGGTATGGTGGTTTTATGCGTAATAAATTAAAAGCTTTTAATCATTTTTATGTTCAAAATGAAGCATCTAAAAAACTACTTTCTAGTATTGGTTTTCAAAACATAACCATTGCTGGCGATACCCGATTTGACAGGGTTCACGATATTTTAAAACAAGATAATTCGCTTGATTTTATCAATAAATTTAAAAACAACAGCTATACCGTAGTTGCAGGAAGTACTTGGGAAGAAGATGAAAAGCTACTCGTAAATTACATAAATAATCACGCTTCAGCCGATGAAAAATTTATCATCGCACCGCATAACATCAATCAAAAACAAATAAAGGAACTTCAAAAATCTATCAATAAAAAAACAATTTTATATTCTGAAAAAGAAGGTCAAAATTTATCAGAAAATCAAGTTTTTATTATTGATACCATTGGTTTGTTAACAAAAATTTATTCCTATGCCGATGTAGCTTACGTGGGCGGAGGCTTAGCCACAGGGCTTCATAACATACTCGAGCCCGCAACTTTTGGAATACCCATTGTTTTTGGAGCCAACAAATACAAAAAATTTCAAGAAGCTACCGATTTACTAAAACTAGGCAGTGTTACAATTGTTACAAATAATGAAGATTTTTCTAGTAATTTTACAACTTTAAAAGCAAACGCTAATTTGAGAACAAAAATGGGCAGTGAAAACTATCATTATATTAAAAACAATATTGGCGCGACTAAAATTATCATGAACTATATAAAAAACACCTTATAATGGATATTATTTTACAACCTTGGACATGGTATGTTGCTGGTCCTTTAATTGCCTTTGTACTTTTTTTATTTTTTTACTTCGGAAAAAGCTTTGGCGTATCGACCAACTTAGAAACCATGTGTACCATTGCGGGCGCAGGAAAAGTTTCTGATTATTTCAAAAAAGATTGGAAACAACGCGATTGGGCACTTACTTTTTTAATCGGATTAATTATTGGTGGTTTTATCGCTATTAATTATTTATCGGCAACAAAAACGATTCAATTAAACCCAAAAACAGTACAAGAATTGGCTAATTTAGGCTTTGCAAACGCAGGAAATTCTTTTGTACCTCCTGAAATTTTCAGCATCGAAAATATGCTAACTTTTAAAGGATTTTCACTATTATTAATTGCAGGAATTTTAATTGGTTTCGGAACTAGGTATGCTGGCGGATGTACATCTGGGCATGCAATTACAGGCTTAAGTAGTTTGCAATTACCTTCTTTAATTGCCGTAATCGGTTTTTTTATTGGAGGTTTATTAATGACATGGGTCTTTTTCCCATTAATTTTTGAGCTTTAATTTTTAAAAAACAGTATGAAAAATATAAAATTTTTAATAATCGGTATTTTATTTGGTATTATAATGACCAAATCGGAAGCAATTTCATGGTACAGAATTTACGAAATGTTTAAATTCCAATCCTTTCATATGTACGGAATTATAGGCTCGGCAGTGGCGGTTTCTATGGTATTTATGTATCTCTTTAAAAAAGGCACAATTAAAGATTATCTAGGAAATAAAATCAATATAAAAGATAAGAAAAAAGGATATATAAGAACCCTTGTTGGTGGAACTATTTTTGGGCTTGGATGGGCGTTAGCAGGTGCTTGCCCCGCTCCTATTTTCGTATTAATTGGTCATAGTGTGTTTCCTATTATTATTGTTTTAATAGGTGCAATATTGGGCGCTTTCATATACGGATTACTAAGTAAAAAATTACCGAATTAGGTTTAGAATACTAAAGATTATTTGAAGCAATTTCCCGCTTTCCGCACTCGCTTTTTTTTGAAGAAAAATCAAAAAAAGAGCTCAAACAATTGCTTCAATCGGGGCTAGGCATTTGTACTAAATTTTAACAATCAGCAAGCTTGTTTATGCCTAGTCTTTCAATAAATCGGTATCAACTAGCCTTTGCGAATTGGTTTTATCAACTACTTTCCAATTATAAATTTTCGAAAGTTGATAAATTTTTGATAACTCTTCAAACAAACGTGTTTTGGCATCTATTTTTAACCGAGAAACTGTAATTGTCGATTTAATATTTTCAATAGCTTTAGTATTTAAATTATTCAAATCTGATTTTGAAAACGTATTAAATTGACTTTGCTGCAAGTCAAAATACTTAATATCAGGAGCAATAACCACCAGCTCTTCTGGTATTTTATGAATAATTATTTGCTTGCCGATACTATCAATTTCAATAGTTAATTTTGATAAATCATAGCCAACCTCCACTTTTGCATTGACCGACAATATGGCTTTTTTTTCAAAAGCTACATAATCATAAAAGTATTTTTTAGTATCAGAAAAATGATACATTTCAGAAAAACTCCCTTGCGAAACTACCAATTTACGTAGGTTTTTAATACCGTTTAAAACCACTTGAATTTCTTCCTTTTGCTGTGTTCTCTCTATCTTTTTTTCATACCATAATTTGGCAAGTAAAAAACCGAGTAAAAAAATAGCGATATACTTAAATAAACCTATCATTTTGTTTTTTTATAAATATAATAAAAGAACCTGAAAGCCTGTTTAAATATCGGCTAAAAAAAATACAATTCAAAATAAGAGCCGTTACTTTAAAACTATTCTTCTTTAGGAAAAGCCTGTTTATTAAACAAAAACAACAAGGCAACACCGATGCTAATCCAAGCATCGGCACCGTTAAAAATAGCGTTAAAAAAAGTGAAATTTTCACCCTGATACATCGGAAAATAAAGCATATCTACTACTTTACCATGAAATAATTCACCATAAGGTTTATCTGAGAATAAGGTGGCTAAATTATGATATGAACTATCAAAAATAACTCCATAAAAAACAGAGTCAATAATATTTCCGATAGCGCCTGCCAATACCAAAGAAATAGCAATAACTACCGCCGTATGCACTTCTTTTTTTATAGTTTGCAATAACCAATATATAATTCCTGAAACAGCAACAACCCTAAACAAGGTTAAAAATAATTTTCCTGCTCTACCGCCAAATTCAAAGCCCCAAGCCATACCATTATTTTCAGTAAAATGAATTTTAAACCAATCGGCAAAAACAACTACCTCTTCACCAAGTTGAAAATGTGTTTTAACATATATTTTACTAATTTGATCTATTAAGATTGCCAGAATTACGGTAACTATTGCAATGGTTTTTTTAGACATTTTTTTAATTTAAGAGTAACAAAAATAAGCATATTC encodes:
- the accB gene encoding acetyl-CoA carboxylase biotin carboxyl carrier protein — its product is MDIKEIQSLIKFVAKSGASEVKLEMEDIKITIKTGSETPETTFIQTAAPMGVAPQMMAQAPVTTAAPVATSNDAAKTEEDAKYITIKSPIIGTFYRKPSPDKPNFAEVGTEVKVGDTVCVIEAMKLFNEIESEISGKIVKVLVDDATPVEFDQPLFLVDPS
- the accC gene encoding acetyl-CoA carboxylase biotin carboxylase subunit: MFKKILIANRGEIALRVIRTCKEMGIKTVAVYSKADAESLHVKFADEAVCIGPAASNESYLKMDRIIAAAEITNADAIHPGYGFLSENAKFSKLCDEHDLKFIGASPEMIDRMGDKANAKSTMIAAGVPCVPGSEGVIEDFDACVKTALETGYPVMLKASAGGGGKGMRAVWKAEDLKDAWDSARQESKAAFGNDDMYMEKLIEEPRHIEIQIIGDSFGKACHLSERDCSVQRRHQKLTEETPSPFMTDELRTKMGDAAVKAAEFIKYEGAGTVEFLVDKHRNFFFMEMNTRIQVEHPITEEVVDYDLIREQILVAAGVPISGKNYFPKLHAIECRINAEDPFNGFRPAPGKITSYHAPGGHGVRIDTHVYAGYMIPPNYDSMISKLIVTAQTREEAINKMKRALDEYIIEGVKTTIPFHRQLMDHPDYISGNYTTKFMEDFEMKVE
- a CDS encoding 3-deoxy-D-manno-octulosonic acid transferase, yielding MNFIYNLLLFKVSILLRFIALFNKKIKLFVDGRKQTFSKLENIKKTDKVIWFHAASLGEFEQGRPIIEALKERYKNHKIVVTFFSPSGYEIRKNYPLADVVCYLPFDTKANVKKFIAKIHPEIAIIIKYEFWPNLLSEVKKQGINTILISGIFREKQSFFKWYGGFMRNKLKAFNHFYVQNEASKKLLSSIGFQNITIAGDTRFDRVHDILKQDNSLDFINKFKNNSYTVVAGSTWEEDEKLLVNYINNHASADEKFIIAPHNINQKQIKELQKSINKKTILYSEKEGQNLSENQVFIIDTIGLLTKIYSYADVAYVGGGLATGLHNILEPATFGIPIVFGANKYKKFQEATDLLKLGSVTIVTNNEDFSSNFTTLKANANLRTKMGSENYHYIKNNIGATKIIMNYIKNTL
- a CDS encoding YeeE/YedE family protein encodes the protein MDIILQPWTWYVAGPLIAFVLFLFFYFGKSFGVSTNLETMCTIAGAGKVSDYFKKDWKQRDWALTFLIGLIIGGFIAINYLSATKTIQLNPKTVQELANLGFANAGNSFVPPEIFSIENMLTFKGFSLLLIAGILIGFGTRYAGGCTSGHAITGLSSLQLPSLIAVIGFFIGGLLMTWVFFPLIFEL
- a CDS encoding DUF6691 family protein encodes the protein MKNIKFLIIGILFGIIMTKSEAISWYRIYEMFKFQSFHMYGIIGSAVAVSMVFMYLFKKGTIKDYLGNKINIKDKKKGYIRTLVGGTIFGLGWALAGACPAPIFVLIGHSVFPIIIVLIGAILGAFIYGLLSKKLPN
- a CDS encoding DUF4230 domain-containing protein; the protein is MIGLFKYIAIFLLGFLLAKLWYEKKIERTQQKEEIQVVLNGIKNLRKLVVSQGSFSEMYHFSDTKKYFYDYVAFEKKAILSVNAKVEVGYDLSKLTIEIDSIGKQIIIHKIPEELVVIAPDIKYFDLQQSQFNTFSKSDLNNLNTKAIENIKSTITVSRLKIDAKTRLFEELSKIYQLSKIYNWKVVDKTNSQRLVDTDLLKD
- a CDS encoding lipoprotein signal peptidase; its protein translation is MSKKTIAIVTVILAILIDQISKIYVKTHFQLGEEVVVFADWFKIHFTENNGMAWGFEFGGRAGKLFLTLFRVVAVSGIIYWLLQTIKKEVHTAVVIAISLVLAGAIGNIIDSVFYGVIFDSSYHNLATLFSDKPYGELFHGKVVDMLYFPMYQGENFTFFNAIFNGADAWISIGVALLFLFNKQAFPKEE